The following are encoded together in the Tepidiforma bonchosmolovskayae genome:
- the pdxT gene encoding pyridoxal 5'-phosphate synthase glutaminase subunit PdxT, with product MTNVQVPGPQTVGVLALQGDFREHREMLEAMGHRAIEIRKPAQLEGIDALIIPGGESTTIARLILSNGFQQPLRDFCASGKPTWGTCAGAILLAKEVDRLDRPGIETMAIRVRRNAFGRQVDSFEEEIAIEGIDGGPFRAVFIRAPVIERVDPPARAIARLEDGTVVAARQGNLLATSFHPELTRDPRLHAYFLTIGAPQGAAK from the coding sequence ATGACCAATGTCCAGGTTCCAGGCCCGCAGACGGTGGGCGTCCTCGCCCTGCAGGGCGACTTCCGCGAGCACCGCGAGATGCTCGAGGCGATGGGGCACCGCGCCATCGAAATTCGGAAGCCGGCCCAGCTCGAGGGGATTGATGCGCTCATCATCCCGGGGGGCGAAAGCACGACCATCGCCCGGCTCATCCTCTCGAACGGCTTCCAGCAGCCGCTGCGCGACTTCTGCGCGAGCGGGAAGCCGACCTGGGGCACCTGCGCGGGCGCCATCCTCCTCGCGAAGGAGGTCGACCGGCTCGACCGGCCGGGCATCGAGACGATGGCGATCCGGGTGCGCCGGAACGCCTTCGGCCGCCAGGTGGACAGCTTCGAAGAGGAGATTGCGATCGAGGGGATCGATGGCGGGCCGTTCCGGGCGGTGTTCATCCGCGCGCCGGTCATCGAGCGGGTCGACCCGCCGGCCCGGGCGATCGCCCGGCTGGAGGACGGGACCGTGGTGGCGGCGCGGCAGGGGAACCTGCTGGCGACGAGCTTCCACCCGGAGCTGACGCGCGACCCGCGGCTGCATGCCTACTTCCTGACCATCGGCGCGCCGCAGGGGGCAGCGAAATGA
- a CDS encoding ATP-dependent Clp protease adaptor ClpS produces the protein MSLLPSPGTRVIEETDQQLEPPYHLVLLDDDEHTYAYVIRMCAEIFGYGPEKGYAIACVVDSQGRAVLMTGSHDEVRAKQELVHAYGPDPLMPNSRGSMSAIIEPACQGTGR, from the coding sequence ATGAGCCTGCTGCCATCTCCCGGGACACGCGTCATCGAAGAGACCGACCAGCAGCTCGAACCGCCGTACCACCTCGTGCTGCTGGACGACGACGAGCACACCTACGCCTACGTCATCCGCATGTGCGCCGAGATCTTCGGCTACGGGCCGGAAAAGGGGTACGCCATCGCCTGCGTGGTCGACAGCCAGGGGCGGGCCGTGCTGATGACGGGCAGCCACGATGAGGTGCGGGCAAAGCAGGAGCTCGTCCACGCCTACGGGCCGGACCCGCTGATGCCGAATTCGCGCGGGAGCATGTCGGCAATCATCGAGCCGGCCTGCCAGGGCACAGGACGTTAA